The window GGGCGTGGTTTACGATGGTGGCGATGAAGCGGGAGGCTTCGCGGATGCGGGTGAGGTTGACGCCGGTTTCGATGTGCATGTTGTCGAGCATGTAGAGAAGATCTTCGGTGCCGAGATTGCCGGTGGCGCCGGGGGCGTAGGGGCAGCCGCCGAGACCGCCGCTGCTTGAATCGAAGATCGCAATGCCGTGGCGTAAGGCGGCGTGGACGTTGGCGAGCGCGGTGCCGCGCGTGTCGTGGAAATGAAACGCGATGCGTTCGAGCGGAATCGCGCGCAGCAGCAACGGAACCAGCTCGTCGACCTGGCTCGGAACGCCGACGCCGATCGTGTCGCCGATCGAGAGTTCGTCGCAGCCCATGGCCATGAGTTTCACGCTCACGTCCACCACCATCGCCGGCGTGATCGTGTCGCCGAACGGGGAACCAAACGCGGTCGAAACGTAGCCGCGTACCCACATGCCGTCGGCTTTCGCGGTCGTTACGACGTCGCGAAAGGTCGCGAGCGATTCGTCGATCGACATGTTGATGTTGCGCTTGGTGAATTCTTCCGACGCCGCCGTAAAGACGGCGATGCTATCGGCGCCGCACGCCTTCGCGCGTGCGTACCCTTTGAGATTCGGCACGAGCACGGGGTAGCGTACGCCGGGCGCCTTGGTAATGGCGGCGAAGACTTCGGCGGCATCGGCGAGCTTTGGGATCGCCTTCGGGCTCACGAACGACGTCGCTTCGATCGTGCGCAGGCCGGTGCGCGAGAGCAGGTCGATATAGCGCACTTTATCGGCGGTGGGAACGAGAACGGCTTCGTTTTGCAGGCCGTCGCGGGGACCCATCTCGCAGATGGTCACCGCTTTGGGCAGACTCATACCTTTTGAGATGCCCCCGAACGCGCGAGCGGTTTCGCTTCGATAAACTTGAGCATCGCCGCGAGCGTCAGCGGCCAGACGCGGTTGTTGGCGAGGAAGCCTTTGGTCAGCATGATGAGCGGATCGAAGTGGCCGATGATGTTCATGTGGTTCGCGTGCGGTCCAACCACGTAGTGCGCGGCGAGGCGGCTCCCGAGCGTGGCGGAATCGCCCCACACCAACCCGTCGTTATCGCCGCCGCGCGACGGAATCAAGCCCATGATCGTGAGCATCTTGGCGCCCTCGGGCTTGGTCCACGGCTCGTCGTCGAGCACCCAGATACGCTTGCGCGAATCGTGCGTTTCCTCCCAGTGCCCGCTCGTGTTGTTGAGCCAGCGCATGAAGTCCGACTCCAAACTCATATCGCCCATCGCCTTATCGGGGATGCGCAGCATTCGCGTGATGTGCGGCATCGCGAGCGTCACCACGCCCCAATTCGGCGTCGAGATCATCACCGTGTGACTGATCTCATCCAGACGATGCGGAAAGCGCCGCAGAAATCCGCGCACGACGAGGCCGCCGAGCGAATAGCCGAGCAGCACGAGCGGAAATTTGTAGCCTTGCGTCTTCATCTCGTCGATGTGCGCGGCGAAGCGGTCGATGCGATCGCTCAGCGTGTCGTCGGCTTCCGAGAACGTCAAGCAGTTGTAGCCGTAGGCCGTCAGCCCGGGGATACCGTCCTCGCCGTCGCGGAGGATCTCGAAATGTGCCGGCGGCTCGTTGTAGCCCGGCACCATGAGAATCGTCGTTCCGTTCGACGCCATCGGCTACGCCAGCTCCACCAGCGGCGTGCCGCCGGGAACGATCTCGCCTTCCCGTACGAGAATCGCCTTGATCGTGCCGGCGCTCGGCGCCTCGATCCGATGTTCCATCTTCATCGCTTCCAAAACGACGAGCAGGTCGTGCTGCGCGACGGTCGCGCCTTCGGTGCTAGCCACCTTGATGATCTTCCCCGGCATCGGCGCAACTATGCGTCCGGTAGCGGCGGCCCCGGTCGCGCGGGCGGCGCCGTCAACGCTCGGCGGATCGACGAACGCGAACGCGTGCGTGCGCGCGTCGTCGCCGTAACGCACGCCGTCGAGCGAGACCGCGCCCTCGCCGGGCCCGCCCTCGATGCGAAGCAGGCCCGCGATATCGCCGCTCAGCTGCCAGGCGTCTTCGTCGCGCGTGGCCGTTGCCTCGACCGCGTACTCGGTCGCGCCGGAGCGCAAACGCAGCGGAATACCGACCCGGCCAACGCGCCACGGCGCGTGGCCCGCACGCAGGCGATCGCCGATCGCGAGCGCGGCGCTGCCCTTGGGCGCATCCGTCGGCGTGAAGATCGATTCGTCGAGCCGCTCCGCCAAGAACTGCGTGGTCGTGTCGCCCGCGCGATAGGCGTCGTCGCGCGCGATCCAGAGCAGCAGCGGAACGTTCGCGCGAATGCCGTCGATGCGGAACCGTTCGAGCGCGCCGGTGAGCCGGGCGATCGCGGCGTCGCGGCTCTCGCCCCACACGATCAGTTTCGCGAGCATCGGATCGTAGTAAACCGAAACCTCGCTGCCCGTCTGCACGCCCGCGTCGACGCGGATGCCCGGCCCTTGCGGCGGAACCCATGCCGAAATCGTTCCGGTCGATGGTAAGAGGTGATTGGCGGGATCTTCTGCGTAGATGCGCGTCTCGATCGACCACCCGCGCGGCCGCACGTCGCTCTGCACGATCGTGAGCGCTTCACCGTTGGCGATTCGCAGCTGCCAGTGCACGAGATCGATGCCGTAGACGAGTTCGGTGACCGGATGCTCCACCTGCAGGCGCGTGTTCATCTCGAGAAAGTAGAAGCTGCCGTCTTCGTCGAGCATGAACTCGACGGTCCCCGCGTTGACGTAGTCGACCGACTTAGCGGCGCGTACGGCGGCGGCACCCATCGTCGCGCGCAGCTCCGGCGAAAGCGCGACCGACGGCGCCTCTTCCACGATTTTCTGGTGACGCCGCTGAATCGAACACTCGCGCTCGCCCAGGTGGATCGTGTTGCCGTGCGCGTCGGCGAGAATCTGAAACTCGATGTGACGCGGGCGGCGCAGGTAGCGTTCGAGCAACACGGCATCGCTGCCGAAGGCCGAGAGCGCTTCGCGCTTGGCGGCTGCGAGCGCTTCATCGAACTGCGCGAGATCGTCGACCACGCGCATGCCGCGGCCGCCGCCACCGGCGCTGGCCTTGATTAAGAGCGGCGTACCGATCTGCCGCCCCTGCGCGCGCAGGGTTTCGAGCGATTGATCGTCGCCCTCGTAGCCGGGAACCACCGGCACGTCGAACTGGCGCACGCGCCGCTTTGCTTCAATCTTGCTGCCCATCGCGGCCATCGATTCGGGCGTCGGTCCGACGAACGTCAGCCCCGCATCGCGCACGGCTTGCGCGAACTGCGCGCGTTCGGAGAGAAAACCGTAACCCGGATGCACGGCATCGGCGCGCAGCGTTTTCGCCGCCGCGATCACCGCAGCGATGTTCAGATACGAATCCGTCGCGGTCGCGGGTCCCACGCAGACCGAGTCGTCCATGACCGTTCGGTGAAACGCCTGTTCGTCGGCTTCGGAGTAGATGCCGAGCGGTGCGATGCCGAGTTCGCGCGCACCGCGGGCGACGCGCACGGCGATCTCGCCGCGGTTGGCTACGAGCAGCCGGCGGATCATTGCGACCACTGCGCTTTGCGGCGTTCGAGAAAGGCGCGCAGGCCCTCTTGGCCCTCGGGCGTCGTGCGTTGCGCGGCGATCGCGTTCGCGGTCACGTCGCGCGATGCGTCGTAGCCGGTCTCGCGCATGGTTTCGATCAATCGTTTGGCTGCCGAGACCGCGCTCGGTCCGGCGCCGCGTACTTCGGCGAGCACGCGATCGACCGCGGCGTCGAGCGTATCGAGCGCGGTTACTTCGTGAACGAGGCCGATCGTCTGCGCGCGCCGCGCGTCGAACCGTTCGCCGGTGAGAAAGAGCGCGCGCGCGTGCGTGGCGCCGATTTTCGCGAGCACGAACGGCGAGATCACCGCGGGAATGATGCCGAGCTTCACTTCGGTGAAACCGAAGAGCGTCTCCTCGCTTGCGATCACGACGTCGCACACGGCGGCCAGGCCCGCGCCGCCGCCGAGCGCCGCGCCGTGAACGCGCGCGATTACGGGCTTAGCGCAACGATCGATCGCGCGAAACATCTCCGACATCGCTTGCGCGTCGGCCACGTTCTCCTCGCGACTCAACTCGAGCGAGTCGCGCATCCAATTGATGTCGGCGCCCCCGCAGAAAACCTTGCCGGCGCCGGCCAGCACCACGGCGCGCACGGCCGGTTCGGTGGAAAGGCGATCGAAAGTCTGCTTGAGATCGGCGATAAGCTGCGCGTTAAAAGCGTTGCGGACGTCGGGTCGCGCCAGGCCGACGCGGGCGACTCCGTCCTCGATCCGGGTCTCTAATACGGCGGTAGACATGCGAGCGAGGGGATTCTCGATGTCATCCGAAGCGGCCTGGGAGGCGTTGTAGGAGTGACCATGACGGAAGAAGGCAAGGCGGTCTATCGCCATTCGCTGGTAACGCGCATCACGCACTGGCTGTTCTTCATCGCGTTTATGGCGCTGGTTTCAAGCGGGCTGCAGGTCTTCAACGCCGCCCCGTATCTCGACGCCGCCGATAAATCGAATCCCGCGCGACGCGTGCTATCGTTTGACTCTCCGCAGGACGGCATCGGAACCACCACGATCTTCGGCCACACGTTGAAGACAACCGGACTCTTCGGCTGGACGGCCGACGGCATGGGCGCCCAAGCGGCCCGCGCCTTTCCGTCGTGGTTGACCATCCCCGCATATCAGAGTCTCGCCGACGGGCGGCGCTGGCATTTCTTTTTCGCGTGGATCATGGCCGGTTGCGGGTTCTTCTATATCGTTTCGGGCTTGGCGCGGCGCAACCTCAGCGAATTGATTTTACGACCTCGGGACATCCCGAAGATCGTGCCGATGCAATTGTATTATCTGCGCCTGCGCAAAGAACCGCCGGAACACGGAACGTACAATCCGCTGCAAAAGCTCGCCTATACGCTGGTGATCTTCGTCTTCGCGCCGCTGCTCGTGCTCAGCGGCCTGGCACTCTCGCCCGGCTTCGATGCGTGGCTGCATCCCATCACGTCGGTCTTCGGCGGCCGCCAATACGCGCGGCTCTGGCATTTCGTGCTGATGATCGCGCTGCTCGGATTCTTCGTAACGCACGTGATTCTCGTTGCGACGCAAGGCGTCTTCAACCAAATGCGCTCGATGATCACCGGCTGGTATCGGCTGCGCTCGAGCGATGGGACCGGCGTATGAAACGGCAGCTTTTTATCGCCACGTCGTTGTCGGCGGCGCTCGCCGGCTGCTCGGCGATCGGTACCAAACTCAACGATAACGCGCGGTTTCACAGCGTACTCGATTCGGCGGAAGCGCTCGATCAAAGCATCATCGGCACGCACGGGCTCGCCAAAGAGTACCGGGCGCAGGATATCTCCACCAACTTCCCCCTCGATTCGCTGCCGACGCCGATGAACTCATACTATAATGCCATCGTGCGCGACCAGTTCCGTTCGTACAAACTGGTGGTCGACGGAGCGGTCGAGCGTCCCCACGCGTTCACGCTCGCGCAGCTGGAGAAGATGCCTCAGAAGCGCGACATCACGCGGCATGACTGCGTCGAAGGGTGGAGCGCGATTGCTCAATGGGACGGCGTGCCGCTCGCCGACGTTCTCGCCCTGGTGCGCCCGCGCGCCGGCGCGAAATTCGTGGTCTTTCATTCGATGGATAGCGACCAGCAGGGAACGGCGTACTACGAAAGTCTGAATCTCCATCAAGCGACGCACCCGCAGACGCTCCTGGCCCTGCGCCAAAACGGGAAGCCCATCACGGCCGATCGGGGCGCACCGGTGCGACTGCGCGTCCCCACCCAACTCGGCTACAAGAGCGCGAAGTGGGTGCGCCGCATCGAAATCGTTGGGTCTTACGGCTCATTATTCGGCGGAAAAGGCGGCTATTGGGAAGATCAGGGCTACGAATGGTACGCCGGAATATAGTGCGAGCGTAAATCTCTTCACGCGAATTACCGAAGATAGGGATATCCGCACTCTCTTGTACAGGTGACACCATGGAAGGTATCTCTCGCGCACGTTTGCTCGCCTCCGCGACCGCCATCGGCGTGCTCGGAATGCCGCTGCTTACGGCGTTTGTCGATGCGGCGCAAAACGCCAGCCCCGACGACATTGCGACGCTTAATACCGCGATCGAACTCGAACGAGCGGGTATTAAGGCCTACGACGATGCCGCGGCGACCCATCTGCTCGCGCCCGGCGTGCTGGCCGTGGCGCTCTCATTCCGCAAAGATCACGTCGCGCACCGCGATGCCCTCATTGCGGCGGTCAAGGCCGGCGGCGGCGTTCCTTCGGCGGCGACGGCGAAGCTCGAATACCCCGCTTTGAAGACACAGAACGATATCTTAACGTTCGCAAAAACGGTAGAAGAGCGCGCAGCTAGTACGTATCTCTCGGTGATACCGGACTTTAAGGATCGTAAACTCGCCGGCGTGGCGGCCTCGATTCTGGGCGTAGAGACGACGCACGTCGCGCTGCTCGCCCAGGCGCTCAACGAACTGCCCGCCTACCCGAGCGCGTTCGTCACGCAATAAGGTGCGCGTTTCCTTTCTCGCACGCTTTACGATCGTAACGGCGCTCGCAACCATTGCGGTCGCGGTCACGCTTTCGTACGTGCTGAGTGCGTCGCACACGCGTTCCATCCAAAGCGACCTGGTCGGGACTTCGTTCGGTC is drawn from Candidatus Baltobacteraceae bacterium and contains these coding sequences:
- a CDS encoding molybdopterin-dependent oxidoreductase, which encodes MKRQLFIATSLSAALAGCSAIGTKLNDNARFHSVLDSAEALDQSIIGTHGLAKEYRAQDISTNFPLDSLPTPMNSYYNAIVRDQFRSYKLVVDGAVERPHAFTLAQLEKMPQKRDITRHDCVEGWSAIAQWDGVPLADVLALVRPRAGAKFVVFHSMDSDQQGTAYYESLNLHQATHPQTLLALRQNGKPITADRGAPVRLRVPTQLGYKSAKWVRRIEIVGSYGSLFGGKGGYWEDQGYEWYAGI
- a CDS encoding acetyl-CoA carboxylase biotin carboxylase subunit encodes the protein MIRRLLVANRGEIAVRVARGARELGIAPLGIYSEADEQAFHRTVMDDSVCVGPATATDSYLNIAAVIAAAKTLRADAVHPGYGFLSERAQFAQAVRDAGLTFVGPTPESMAAMGSKIEAKRRVRQFDVPVVPGYEGDDQSLETLRAQGRQIGTPLLIKASAGGGGRGMRVVDDLAQFDEALAAAKREALSAFGSDAVLLERYLRRPRHIEFQILADAHGNTIHLGERECSIQRRHQKIVEEAPSVALSPELRATMGAAAVRAAKSVDYVNAGTVEFMLDEDGSFYFLEMNTRLQVEHPVTELVYGIDLVHWQLRIANGEALTIVQSDVRPRGWSIETRIYAEDPANHLLPSTGTISAWVPPQGPGIRVDAGVQTGSEVSVYYDPMLAKLIVWGESRDAAIARLTGALERFRIDGIRANVPLLLWIARDDAYRAGDTTTQFLAERLDESIFTPTDAPKGSAALAIGDRLRAGHAPWRVGRVGIPLRLRSGATEYAVEATATRDEDAWQLSGDIAGLLRIEGGPGEGAVSLDGVRYGDDARTHAFAFVDPPSVDGAARATGAAATGRIVAPMPGKIIKVASTEGATVAQHDLLVVLEAMKMEHRIEAPSAGTIKAILVREGEIVPGGTPLVELA
- a CDS encoding enoyl-CoA hydratase-related protein: MSTAVLETRIEDGVARVGLARPDVRNAFNAQLIADLKQTFDRLSTEPAVRAVVLAGAGKVFCGGADINWMRDSLELSREENVADAQAMSEMFRAIDRCAKPVIARVHGAALGGGAGLAAVCDVVIASEETLFGFTEVKLGIIPAVISPFVLAKIGATHARALFLTGERFDARRAQTIGLVHEVTALDTLDAAVDRVLAEVRGAGPSAVSAAKRLIETMRETGYDASRDVTANAIAAQRTTPEGQEGLRAFLERRKAQWSQ
- a CDS encoding hydroxymethylglutaryl-CoA lyase, with translation MSLPKAVTICEMGPRDGLQNEAVLVPTADKVRYIDLLSRTGLRTIEATSFVSPKAIPKLADAAEVFAAITKAPGVRYPVLVPNLKGYARAKACGADSIAVFTAASEEFTKRNINMSIDESLATFRDVVTTAKADGMWVRGYVSTAFGSPFGDTITPAMVVDVSVKLMAMGCDELSIGDTIGVGVPSQVDELVPLLLRAIPLERIAFHFHDTRGTALANVHAALRHGIAIFDSSSGGLGGCPYAPGATGNLGTEDLLYMLDNMHIETGVNLTRIREASRFIATIVNHALTSKTYQALELSTAHTSTPSP
- a CDS encoding cytochrome b/b6 domain-containing protein produces the protein MTEEGKAVYRHSLVTRITHWLFFIAFMALVSSGLQVFNAAPYLDAADKSNPARRVLSFDSPQDGIGTTTIFGHTLKTTGLFGWTADGMGAQAARAFPSWLTIPAYQSLADGRRWHFFFAWIMAGCGFFYIVSGLARRNLSELILRPRDIPKIVPMQLYYLRLRKEPPEHGTYNPLQKLAYTLVIFVFAPLLVLSGLALSPGFDAWLHPITSVFGGRQYARLWHFVLMIALLGFFVTHVILVATQGVFNQMRSMITGWYRLRSSDGTGV
- a CDS encoding ferritin-like domain-containing protein, with product MEGISRARLLASATAIGVLGMPLLTAFVDAAQNASPDDIATLNTAIELERAGIKAYDDAAATHLLAPGVLAVALSFRKDHVAHRDALIAAVKAGGGVPSAATAKLEYPALKTQNDILTFAKTVEERAASTYLSVIPDFKDRKLAGVAASILGVETTHVALLAQALNELPAYPSAFVTQ